In Mongoliitalea daihaiensis, one DNA window encodes the following:
- a CDS encoding DNA repair ATPase, with translation METNIEKGTYDIIQARLQQQRSSLVENLQKLNQERQQIFGAVEFKLLSNVRINTQHNCIARDIVSIGDACLFGYNVRLGLKTVLEVGDVFSVYRFSDHEFHPMSLELIQDKSFADELQNLYKFYRHTQFSRFFVQGSFLYMVFQLSDSPTDIKAFKWLIEENKLQFVDSRSAAEVKFPLQYEFEWIRATRDMQRTGKNPHISIVDKVFVETTKGNLTIKVEDNTDDGLGIYSEDVLHSDQSLDDGEIHFCDLGNLVLLKIKPYLESERYFIFNHRVKNVVRVDTLKDAGILLPDDQGILLSNGYYLQTGENKIFDRKIEGVKFLRKIQSPNGEDYLFIFYEEKNHDFVILSYNVIEQTVKTPIFCNGYTLFTEGELCYFNTEKEPGKHHNIQVWQTPYTKEILPNEAFKNHELYKIGNRSIVKAMAEVQELIVLLAKEDSYNGLYLDIEKRSQSILDGYFWLRSSQLQALSQALQETKEIALAAIGEFEKVLQIKQHTLSTYTNVKEKVDKVLFETRSSNFESLDQYVSLLSQMRGIRGEIIGLKNLRYIDLEQVELLEVGVAKRAEELSQACVQFLLQDNALDYYKVKMDFLTNDVSKLEKVIDAKSLEKSFDQLSKELELLIEIVNNLNVEDTAHATQIIESISLIFAQLNQQRVALNNRRKQIGEREARADFQAQMTLFEQSIVNFLELANDTAKCDEYLSKLSIQLEELEGRFVDFDDFIDKISEKRESVYAAFESKKGNLTEARNKRTNSLFASATRILNSIKSRAATFGTEVEINGYFASDLMIDKVRDVASQLQSLGDSAKSEDLLNQLQVLQQEAIRALKDKNELFEDGNQVIKLGEYRFAVNQQKLDLTMLVKNNTYHFHLTGTSYYEAVHAPEMEELKDVWDQELPSENRTVHRTEYLAWQVFQSLDKNKVWIDSDLANQIAQYTATHYGEGYVKGVHDQDALLILQALLEKERDLGLLRFESTTRALAQLFWYFLPEDQKVFFKKQFIFINLIKQAFAHTKEIEHLLHTLSTEISQFKNTYQLFSDVNSYQASIYLSEQQANDSFIMEAQANELLIAFKKSLKEKNLDISFAEAQQELKAFPAAIWHLSNHWIKTYISTLQVEFPRSIVEEATAFIITGAYHGQDIHHVSGKVRLEGLKTAIGSQETDSVVYDFDYHDFHRRLRYFSDQVRPRFQQLQELKHHLILEKKKALRLHEFQTQVLTSFVRNKLINQVYFPLIGQNFSKQLGVSGQDKRTDRSGMLLLISPPGYGKTTLMEYVADRLGLIFMKINGPSIGHEITSVDPAEAKNAATRQELQKLNLAFEMRDNVMLYLDDIQHCNPEFLQKFISLADGQRKIEGVYNGVSKTYDFRGKRFCIVMAGNPYTESGEKFQIPDMLSNRADIYNLGDTASNRVDLFKLSLIENGLTSNMYLKSITQYGLENLYKLVEFIENGEQQLPDLEGNITSMEIQDCIQVLQKTMKIRDVVLKVNAAYIASAAMADDYREEPPFKLQGSYRDMNKLMGQIVPILNEKEVTQLLLDHYQNESQTLTSDAESNLLKLAEMMNMLDPIKKERWDAIKATFVRNNRVRGFGDNDRMSQIIGQMNLFVEGLEGIKQVLDYRNSKKQ, from the coding sequence ATGGAAACTAACATAGAAAAAGGTACATACGACATCATTCAGGCGAGGCTTCAGCAACAGCGGTCTTCCTTGGTTGAAAACCTTCAGAAGCTCAATCAGGAAAGACAGCAGATTTTTGGAGCAGTCGAATTCAAATTACTTTCCAATGTCCGCATCAATACCCAGCATAATTGCATCGCTAGGGATATCGTGTCCATTGGAGATGCTTGTCTTTTTGGCTATAATGTCCGCTTAGGTCTGAAAACCGTCTTGGAAGTCGGAGATGTATTCAGTGTGTATCGCTTTTCAGACCACGAATTTCATCCCATGTCATTGGAGTTGATTCAGGATAAAAGCTTTGCTGATGAACTGCAAAACCTTTATAAGTTTTATAGACATACGCAATTTTCAAGATTTTTTGTGCAAGGGAGTTTCCTCTATATGGTGTTTCAACTATCAGACAGTCCCACTGATATCAAGGCCTTTAAATGGTTGATTGAGGAAAATAAGCTTCAATTTGTGGATTCACGCAGTGCAGCTGAGGTCAAATTCCCTTTACAGTATGAATTTGAATGGATCAGAGCAACTAGGGATATGCAAAGAACCGGTAAGAATCCACATATCTCGATAGTTGATAAGGTCTTTGTGGAAACTACCAAAGGTAATCTGACCATCAAAGTTGAAGATAATACAGATGATGGATTAGGCATTTATTCTGAAGATGTCTTGCATTCAGATCAATCTTTGGATGATGGAGAAATACACTTTTGTGATTTAGGAAATTTAGTCTTGTTAAAAATCAAACCTTATCTGGAAAGCGAACGATACTTTATTTTTAATCATCGAGTAAAGAATGTTGTGAGAGTTGATACCTTAAAGGATGCTGGTATTCTGCTGCCTGATGATCAAGGAATCCTCCTTTCCAACGGCTATTACTTACAGACAGGAGAAAATAAAATTTTTGACAGAAAAATTGAAGGGGTGAAATTTCTGAGGAAAATTCAATCTCCCAATGGAGAGGATTATCTCTTCATTTTTTATGAGGAAAAGAACCACGATTTTGTAATCCTTTCTTACAATGTCATTGAGCAAACTGTAAAAACACCGATTTTTTGTAATGGGTATACATTGTTTACTGAAGGTGAACTTTGCTATTTCAATACTGAAAAAGAGCCTGGTAAACATCACAATATTCAAGTTTGGCAAACGCCATACACCAAAGAAATTCTACCGAATGAAGCATTCAAAAATCATGAATTATACAAAATAGGTAATCGCTCTATTGTAAAAGCGATGGCAGAAGTTCAAGAGCTGATAGTACTTCTTGCCAAAGAAGATAGTTACAACGGGTTATACCTGGACATTGAAAAAAGGAGTCAAAGCATTTTAGATGGGTATTTTTGGTTGAGGAGCTCCCAACTTCAAGCGCTTAGCCAAGCTTTACAGGAAACTAAAGAAATTGCACTTGCTGCTATCGGTGAGTTTGAAAAGGTATTGCAGATCAAACAGCATACACTTTCAACTTACACAAATGTAAAAGAGAAAGTTGATAAAGTACTTTTTGAAACGAGGAGTTCCAACTTTGAAAGCTTAGATCAATATGTTTCTCTTCTTTCTCAGATGAGAGGCATTCGTGGTGAAATCATTGGTCTTAAAAACCTTCGCTACATAGATTTGGAACAAGTGGAGCTGCTTGAAGTTGGCGTAGCTAAAAGAGCGGAAGAACTTTCACAGGCTTGCGTGCAGTTTTTGCTGCAGGATAATGCTTTAGACTATTACAAAGTAAAAATGGACTTTCTGACGAATGATGTCAGCAAATTAGAGAAGGTCATTGATGCAAAATCTTTGGAAAAGTCCTTTGACCAATTGTCCAAGGAATTGGAATTATTGATTGAGATCGTTAATAATCTGAATGTGGAAGATACAGCGCATGCTACTCAAATTATTGAGAGTATTTCACTGATTTTCGCCCAATTGAACCAGCAACGAGTAGCGCTCAATAACCGACGGAAACAGATCGGAGAGCGAGAAGCAAGGGCTGATTTTCAAGCTCAGATGACCTTGTTTGAGCAGTCAATTGTCAATTTTCTGGAATTGGCCAATGACACGGCCAAATGCGATGAATACTTGTCCAAACTTTCAATTCAACTGGAGGAACTGGAGGGAAGATTTGTCGACTTCGATGATTTTATTGATAAAATTAGTGAGAAAAGAGAGTCTGTATATGCTGCATTTGAATCAAAAAAAGGCAACTTAACAGAAGCCAGAAACAAACGGACAAATTCTTTATTTGCATCAGCTACGAGAATTTTGAACAGTATTAAATCCAGAGCAGCAACTTTTGGAACAGAGGTGGAAATCAACGGATATTTCGCTTCGGATCTTATGATCGATAAAGTAAGGGATGTTGCATCCCAATTACAATCCTTGGGAGATTCAGCCAAATCGGAAGATTTGCTTAATCAATTGCAAGTATTGCAGCAGGAAGCTATTCGGGCTCTAAAGGATAAAAATGAACTATTTGAGGATGGCAATCAAGTCATCAAATTGGGAGAATATCGATTTGCTGTCAATCAGCAAAAGTTAGATCTTACCATGCTTGTAAAAAATAATACATATCATTTTCATCTGACAGGTACTTCTTATTATGAGGCTGTACATGCTCCTGAAATGGAAGAGTTAAAGGATGTTTGGGATCAGGAACTGCCTTCAGAAAATAGAACGGTGCACCGTACAGAATACCTGGCATGGCAGGTTTTTCAGAGCTTGGATAAAAATAAAGTATGGATTGATTCTGATTTAGCTAATCAAATTGCACAATATACGGCCACACATTATGGAGAAGGTTATGTGAAAGGAGTTCATGACCAAGATGCACTGTTGATTCTTCAGGCATTGCTGGAAAAAGAGCGAGACCTGGGACTTTTAAGATTTGAATCAACCACACGGGCTCTAGCCCAACTTTTTTGGTATTTCCTTCCAGAAGACCAAAAAGTGTTTTTTAAAAAACAGTTTATCTTCATTAACCTAATCAAGCAGGCCTTTGCCCATACAAAAGAAATTGAGCATCTCCTGCATACCTTAAGTACTGAAATCTCACAATTTAAAAATACCTATCAATTATTTTCAGATGTAAACTCTTATCAGGCATCCATTTACCTTTCGGAACAGCAAGCCAATGACAGTTTCATTATGGAAGCTCAAGCCAATGAATTGTTGATTGCATTCAAAAAATCACTGAAGGAAAAAAACCTTGATATAAGCTTTGCTGAAGCACAACAGGAATTGAAGGCCTTTCCTGCGGCAATTTGGCACCTTTCTAACCATTGGATCAAAACATATATTTCCACACTTCAAGTAGAATTTCCTAGGTCTATTGTGGAGGAGGCTACTGCTTTTATTATTACAGGTGCTTATCATGGTCAGGATATTCATCATGTTTCTGGAAAAGTTAGGCTTGAGGGCTTGAAGACAGCTATCGGGTCTCAAGAAACAGATTCAGTTGTTTACGACTTTGATTATCATGATTTCCATAGACGCTTACGGTATTTTTCTGACCAAGTTCGTCCCAGATTTCAGCAGTTACAAGAGTTGAAGCATCACTTGATTTTGGAAAAGAAAAAAGCACTCCGTTTGCATGAGTTCCAAACACAGGTATTAACGAGTTTCGTTCGAAATAAATTAATCAACCAAGTATATTTTCCATTGATTGGACAAAATTTCTCCAAACAATTAGGGGTTTCTGGGCAAGATAAACGTACCGATCGCTCTGGAATGCTGTTATTGATTTCTCCTCCTGGGTATGGAAAGACTACCTTGATGGAATATGTCGCTGATCGTTTAGGTTTGATTTTTATGAAAATCAATGGTCCATCCATAGGTCATGAAATAACATCTGTGGATCCTGCCGAGGCCAAAAATGCTGCAACTAGGCAAGAATTACAAAAACTCAATTTGGCTTTTGAGATGAGAGATAATGTGATGCTTTATTTGGATGACATTCAGCATTGCAATCCAGAGTTCTTACAGAAATTCATTTCCTTAGCAGATGGGCAACGAAAGATTGAGGGAGTTTATAACGGGGTTTCCAAAACCTATGATTTCAGAGGGAAGCGCTTCTGTATTGTAATGGCAGGTAATCCTTATACTGAAAGTGGAGAAAAATTCCAGATTCCAGATATGTTATCCAACCGAGCGGATATCTACAATTTAGGTGATACGGCATCCAATAGAGTAGATTTGTTCAAGTTAAGTTTGATTGAAAATGGCCTTACATCCAATATGTACCTAAAGTCTATCACCCAGTATGGCTTGGAAAATTTATACAAACTAGTGGAATTCATTGAAAATGGAGAGCAGCAATTGCCAGATTTGGAGGGGAATATTACGAGTATGGAAATTCAGGATTGTATCCAAGTATTGCAAAAGACCATGAAGATAAGGGATGTTGTCTTAAAAGTAAATGCTGCTTACATAGCATCAGCTGCCATGGCTGATGATTACCGGGAAGAACCACCATTTAAGTTACAAGGTTCTTATCGTGATATGAATAAATTGATGGGACAAATTGTGCCTATTTTGAATGAAAAAGAGGTCACACAACTACTGCTTGATCATTATCAAAACGAGTCCCAAACCTTGACATCAGATGCTGAGTCCAATTTGTTGAAGTTAGCAGAAATGATGAACATGCTAGATCCAATCAAAAAAGAGCGTTGGGATGCCATCAAAGCCACATTTGTAAGAAACAATAGAGTCAGAGGATTTGGTGACAATGACCGAATGTCTCAAATTATTGGTCAGATGAATTTATTTGTGGAAGGTCTAGAAGGAATCAAACAAGTCTTGGATTATCGAAATTCGAAGAAGCAGTAA
- a CDS encoding RDD family protein: MRFVDISLTSGGVAIITILITGKGQRVGDVAAGTTVVSEKFRIGLHETLLQEIPEDYVPKYPQVMNLSDQQIKQIKSEALKSGDFLLIKQLAEKTASLLQLNPEEKNLAFIEHIIKDYNYYGQRG, translated from the coding sequence ATGCGCTTTGTAGATATTTCATTGACCAGTGGTGGGGTGGCCATTATCACTATTTTGATTACCGGAAAGGGACAGCGGGTAGGTGATGTAGCCGCAGGGACGACTGTAGTATCAGAAAAATTCAGGATTGGCCTGCATGAAACTTTATTACAAGAAATTCCCGAAGACTATGTTCCCAAATACCCACAGGTAATGAACCTCAGCGATCAACAAATCAAGCAGATCAAAAGTGAAGCCCTAAAATCAGGGGATTTCTTGCTCATCAAACAATTAGCCGAGAAAACTGCCTCCCTGCTGCAGCTAAACCCTGAGGAAAAAAACTTAGCTTTTATTGAGCATATCATCAAGGATTACAATTATTATGGGCAGAGGGGGTAG
- a CDS encoding DUF58 domain-containing protein — protein sequence MEFEQIKEYTVGDDVRSINWKATAKAADLMVNQFQDEKSQHIYSILDMGRVMQMPFEGLSLLDYAINSCLAFSNIAIKKGDKAGVVTFSHVIHKSPAASNRKTHLLGILEMLYGLKTDYLDTDFGLLYTWLKRKVNQRSMVMLFTNFEYHSALERQLPYLQAIAKQHLLVVVMFENTLLESVAESQSERLSDVFNQTIAGKFIYDKRWMAKELNRHGIQTILTKPKKLSIHTINKYLELKARGLI from the coding sequence TTGGAGTTTGAGCAAATTAAGGAGTATACGGTGGGGGACGATGTGCGATCGATTAATTGGAAAGCCACTGCCAAAGCTGCTGATTTGATGGTCAATCAATTTCAAGATGAAAAGTCCCAGCACATCTATTCCATTTTGGACATGGGTAGGGTCATGCAGATGCCATTTGAAGGTTTGAGTCTCTTGGATTATGCAATCAATAGTTGTCTAGCATTTTCCAATATTGCCATCAAAAAGGGAGATAAAGCTGGAGTAGTCACTTTTTCTCATGTTATCCATAAATCGCCAGCAGCGAGTAATCGGAAAACCCATTTGTTGGGTATTTTGGAAATGCTCTATGGTCTAAAGACGGATTATTTGGATACGGATTTTGGGCTATTGTATACTTGGTTGAAGCGAAAAGTTAATCAGAGAAGTATGGTCATGCTTTTTACCAATTTCGAATATCATTCGGCATTGGAGCGTCAATTACCTTATTTACAGGCTATTGCCAAGCAACACTTACTAGTCGTTGTAATGTTTGAGAACACGCTGCTTGAATCTGTCGCTGAAAGCCAATCGGAGCGTCTTTCGGATGTGTTCAACCAAACCATTGCGGGGAAATTTATTTATGATAAAAGATGGATGGCCAAGGAGCTCAACCGTCATGGAATCCAAACTATCCTTACCAAACCGAAGAAATTGAGCATTCATACCATCAACAAATACTTGGAGTTAAAGGCTAGGGGCTTGATTTAG
- the rodA gene encoding rod shape-determining protein RodA — protein MRNKDELYLNKIDWLTVGIYVCLVIFGWFNIYAAVYDEQFPKSIFDLSINSGQQLIRIGAAFIIILLIMVADYRVFDNLAWILYIVFLVLLIITPFIGKEVNGQILSIGVGSFRIQPSEFAKFTTALALAKYMERPSFDLSQIKHQFQAVIIIMIPVILIMLQPDTGTAMVYFAFFIMLYREGMPQYYYALGLALVAVSLLALGIENNLYLVIGVFAVIGLLILMGKKRLGRILTLLGIGVLAVVYIYSLDYVVSKLPEHQQNRIMVLFNPDLDPLGVGWNVTQSKIAIGSGGFWGKGYLEGTQTKFDFVPEQHTDFIFCTLGEEFGWVGSTVVIILFCTLLIRLIYLAERQKNRFSRIYGYCVVSILLFHVMINISMTIGLFPVVGIPLPFFSYGGSSLWSFTILLFIFIKLDSHRIQLLGRMN, from the coding sequence GTGAGAAATAAGGATGAATTATATTTAAATAAGATCGATTGGCTAACAGTTGGCATATACGTGTGCCTTGTTATTTTTGGCTGGTTCAATATCTATGCAGCGGTCTATGATGAGCAATTTCCTAAGAGTATTTTTGACTTATCTATCAATTCTGGACAACAGCTTATTCGTATTGGAGCCGCATTTATCATTATTCTTCTGATCATGGTGGCAGATTACAGAGTCTTTGATAACCTTGCATGGATTCTATACATTGTATTTTTGGTTTTATTGATCATTACTCCATTTATTGGAAAAGAAGTCAATGGGCAAATTCTTTCCATTGGTGTTGGCTCTTTTAGGATCCAACCCTCTGAGTTTGCAAAATTTACTACAGCTTTGGCTCTTGCTAAGTACATGGAAAGGCCAAGTTTTGATCTCTCTCAGATCAAACACCAATTTCAGGCAGTAATCATCATCATGATACCTGTGATTTTGATCATGCTTCAGCCCGATACGGGAACTGCCATGGTGTATTTTGCATTTTTTATCATGCTTTATAGAGAGGGCATGCCTCAATATTATTATGCTTTAGGATTGGCCCTTGTTGCGGTTTCTTTGCTGGCTTTAGGGATAGAAAATAATTTGTATTTGGTAATTGGAGTTTTCGCTGTAATTGGGCTTCTGATCTTGATGGGTAAAAAAAGGCTTGGAAGAATTTTAACACTGCTTGGTATCGGCGTACTCGCGGTAGTTTACATATACAGCTTAGACTATGTGGTCTCCAAATTGCCAGAACATCAGCAAAACCGAATCATGGTCCTATTCAACCCCGATTTGGACCCTTTGGGAGTTGGTTGGAATGTTACTCAATCGAAAATTGCCATCGGTTCTGGTGGATTTTGGGGCAAAGGCTACCTGGAGGGAACCCAAACCAAGTTTGACTTCGTGCCCGAACAGCATACTGACTTTATCTTTTGCACCTTGGGCGAGGAGTTTGGATGGGTTGGAAGTACAGTGGTCATCATTCTTTTCTGTACTTTACTTATTCGATTAATATACCTAGCCGAACGCCAGAAAAATAGATTCTCCAGAATCTATGGATATTGTGTGGTTTCCATCTTGCTTTTTCATGTGATGATCAATATCTCAATGACGATTGGTTTATTCCCCGTAGTTGGAATTCCTTTGCCATTCTTTAGCTATGGAGGGTCTTCTCTGTGGTCCTTTACGATTTTACTGTTTATTTTCATCAAACTAGACTCTCACAGAATTCAGTTGTTGGGAAGGATGAATTGA
- the mrdA gene encoding penicillin-binding protein 2, with translation MNDQRPIILSIVVVLVGLIIVIRLFSIQVMDDSFLKRAERNAIQRVVDHPYRGLVYDRTGKIMVYNNPIFDLMVIPREFNVKDTTRFCEIFQISKEQLIENYTAARKYSSVKPSPLVKQISTTDFARIQDYLIDYPGLFVMTRSVRSYPQPSAANALGYIGEISATQLERDTVRYYRQGDYVGLSGIEGFYEKTLRGVKGVKYKMVNVRGVDKGPFKSGEYDTASVAGNNITSTIDLALQEYGELLMAGKRGSVVAIEPKTGEILAMISAPTYDPNVLTGAKFGANYMLLNRDESKPLFNRPIMAMYPPGSIFKVVQSLIGLQMGVLTPNTTLSCNRSLVACHNHPNPVNLFGAIKYSCNPYYHQAYRMMINREVSKNTFKDTEIGLNEWREKVLKFGLGGPLGIDLYNEKGGDIPSSKLYDRVYGPNRWKYSTIYSLSIGQGEMLVTPLQMANLAAVFANKGYYYTPHLIKAIDGDPKKIDIKYRTKIDVGVDAHHFDMVQDAMAEAIYGTAARAAIKDIAVAGKTGTAQNPQGEDHSVFVAFAPKEDPKIAIAVYVENAGWGGRAAASTASLMIEKYIRGYITREALEEYVLIGKFM, from the coding sequence ATGAATGATCAGAGACCTATCATCCTCAGCATCGTCGTCGTATTGGTGGGGTTGATAATCGTAATAAGACTGTTTTCAATACAAGTCATGGATGACAGCTTTTTGAAAAGAGCTGAACGGAATGCTATTCAACGAGTGGTAGACCATCCGTACAGGGGGTTGGTGTATGATCGAACAGGGAAAATTATGGTATATAATAATCCCATTTTTGATCTGATGGTAATTCCTCGGGAATTTAATGTAAAAGATACTACACGCTTCTGTGAGATTTTTCAAATCAGCAAAGAGCAACTGATCGAAAACTATACTGCAGCAAGAAAATACTCCTCTGTCAAGCCCTCTCCCCTTGTCAAGCAGATTTCAACGACGGATTTTGCACGAATTCAGGATTACTTGATTGATTATCCGGGCCTATTTGTAATGACTCGATCGGTGAGATCCTACCCTCAGCCATCTGCTGCCAACGCTTTGGGGTACATAGGTGAAATCTCTGCCACACAGCTTGAGCGTGACACCGTGCGCTATTACAGACAAGGTGATTATGTGGGCCTCAGTGGAATTGAAGGGTTTTATGAAAAAACCCTTCGAGGTGTCAAAGGTGTCAAATATAAAATGGTTAACGTCCGCGGGGTGGATAAGGGTCCTTTCAAGTCTGGAGAATATGACACGGCTTCAGTAGCAGGCAATAACATTACCTCGACAATTGATCTTGCTCTTCAAGAATATGGAGAACTACTCATGGCCGGCAAAAGAGGCTCGGTGGTGGCTATTGAGCCAAAGACAGGAGAAATCCTTGCTATGATATCAGCTCCTACTTATGATCCCAATGTCTTGACAGGTGCCAAATTTGGTGCAAATTATATGTTGCTCAACCGGGATGAAAGTAAGCCGTTGTTTAACAGACCCATCATGGCTATGTATCCTCCGGGATCCATCTTCAAAGTTGTACAATCACTGATAGGTTTACAAATGGGAGTATTGACTCCAAATACTACGCTTTCCTGTAACAGATCCTTAGTGGCATGTCATAATCATCCCAACCCAGTCAATCTATTTGGGGCTATCAAATATTCCTGTAATCCATATTATCATCAAGCCTACCGCATGATGATCAACCGGGAAGTTTCTAAAAACACCTTTAAGGACACAGAAATTGGCTTGAATGAATGGAGAGAAAAAGTATTGAAATTTGGTCTTGGTGGTCCACTGGGTATTGATTTATACAATGAAAAAGGTGGAGATATTCCTTCCAGTAAACTATACGACCGAGTGTATGGACCCAACCGTTGGAAGTACTCTACCATTTATTCCCTTTCCATAGGTCAGGGAGAAATGCTTGTCACACCACTTCAGATGGCAAACTTAGCGGCGGTTTTTGCAAATAAGGGATACTATTACACTCCTCACTTGATCAAAGCGATCGATGGAGATCCGAAAAAAATCGACATCAAGTACCGCACAAAAATCGATGTGGGCGTGGACGCCCATCATTTTGATATGGTCCAAGATGCGATGGCAGAGGCTATCTATGGGACAGCAGCCAGAGCCGCCATCAAAGATATTGCAGTAGCTGGTAAAACAGGAACTGCCCAAAATCCACAAGGAGAGGATCACTCTGTTTTCGTGGCATTTGCCCCCAAAGAAGATCCGAAAATAGCGATTGCAGTATATGTAGAAAATGCTGGTTGGGGTGGTCGTGCAGCTGCAAGTACAGCAAGTTTGATGATTGAAAAATACATCCGCGGCTATATTACCCGAGAAGCATTGGAAGAATATGTGCTGATTGGAAAATTTATGTAA
- a CDS encoding rod shape-determining protein MreD has protein sequence MNSQKIFYLILGFFIYLIVQVLLLKNMVIFGMIFCFLYVLYLLLLPLEMKIVTMLLISFVLGISVDIFYDTMGIHTASLLVIGFIREQWIKLLTPTGGYDEDLQPTFLNMGFGWFLTYSLPLFFIHHFIFFSIESWGTDLFIPVIQKTASSAIFVFIISIIVQLLFYRRRRGV, from the coding sequence ATGAATAGTCAAAAAATTTTTTACCTAATCTTGGGTTTCTTTATCTACTTAATAGTACAGGTACTACTTTTAAAAAACATGGTCATCTTTGGAATGATTTTTTGTTTTTTATATGTTCTTTACCTGCTTTTATTGCCCTTAGAAATGAAGATTGTCACCATGTTACTCATTTCCTTTGTATTGGGTATCAGCGTGGACATTTTTTACGATACCATGGGTATTCACACAGCAAGCTTGTTGGTAATCGGATTTATACGAGAGCAGTGGATCAAATTACTTACACCTACTGGAGGTTATGATGAAGACTTACAACCTACCTTCTTAAACATGGGTTTTGGCTGGTTTTTAACATATAGTCTACCCCTGTTTTTTATTCATCATTTCATTTTCTTTTCAATTGAAAGCTGGGGCACAGATTTGTTTATCCCAGTTATTCAAAAAACAGCTTCTAGTGCTATTTTTGTATTTATAATCAGTATAATTGTTCAACTGTTATTCTACAGGAGAAGAAGGGGTGTTTAA
- the mreC gene encoding rod shape-determining protein MreC, with protein sequence MQRIFLFLYRIRAFLLFIALEAIAVFLIVSNNSQQGSAVFNSANQITGNILNTQANVLDYFSLASVNKALVDKNANLLAELEKFKKPADSVYIELDSVLSASFQFKGAKIINNSIHHSQNYLTINRGSNHGIKEGMGVFNEEGVVGRVRAVTKNFASVISLLHTELLVSSKVKSSEVFGSTKWDAKDPKRAKMLYVPRHVNIAVGDEIVTSGYNAVFPEGISIGKVIDVSPGKETNYLDITLELSTDFTRVSYVYLVENNREEELEELYKSSDILDE encoded by the coding sequence ATGCAGCGGATATTCTTATTTCTATATCGAATCCGAGCCTTCTTGCTATTTATAGCATTGGAGGCTATTGCTGTTTTTCTGATTGTTTCCAATAACTCTCAGCAAGGCTCCGCTGTGTTCAACAGTGCCAATCAAATTACAGGAAATATACTGAATACGCAGGCAAATGTGTTGGATTACTTCTCATTGGCTTCGGTTAACAAAGCCCTCGTAGACAAGAATGCAAATTTGCTCGCAGAATTAGAAAAGTTTAAAAAACCTGCTGATTCTGTATACATCGAATTAGATAGCGTACTCAGTGCTAGCTTCCAATTTAAAGGTGCCAAAATCATTAACAATTCAATTCATCACAGTCAAAACTACCTCACTATTAACCGTGGATCAAACCATGGAATCAAAGAAGGCATGGGGGTGTTTAATGAAGAAGGCGTCGTAGGAAGAGTGAGGGCGGTAACCAAAAATTTTGCTTCAGTTATTTCATTGCTACACACAGAGTTGTTGGTTTCATCCAAAGTAAAGTCTTCCGAAGTATTTGGTTCGACCAAATGGGACGCCAAAGACCCTAAGCGTGCCAAAATGCTTTATGTACCGAGACATGTCAACATTGCTGTTGGTGATGAAATTGTTACTTCAGGATATAATGCCGTTTTCCCAGAGGGCATTTCTATTGGGAAAGTCATCGATGTAAGTCCTGGCAAAGAGACTAATTATTTGGATATCACCCTCGAACTTTCTACTGATTTTACTAGGGTATCCTATGTGTATCTAGTAGAAAACAATCGAGAAGAAGAATTGGAAGAGTTGTATAAATCAAGCGATATCCTAGATGAATAG